One Bradyrhizobium zhanjiangense DNA segment encodes these proteins:
- a CDS encoding LysR substrate-binding domain-containing protein, which produces MYKLPPLIELRAFEAAARHLSFKKAAAELGVTPTAISHQIGLLEQYCGRALFRRRPRPLSLTDAGARLFPAIRGGLEVFAAAIAAVRHEGDQQPLRVTTTNAFASRWLVPRLPLWRKLHPDVPLEVIGTDSVLDLQAGDGDVAIRYATSRARPTDGIVDDLFSDTFWPVCSPRLLATGRLKRPVDLANHVLIHSYWSPADREPPTWQRWLAAAQRRWREVPQFKDMQHLSFREELHAIEAVIAGQGVGVFSDVLVAHDLAAGTLVKAFKLSLPGYGFHVVSKPGHPRARTIRAFSEWLRSSP; this is translated from the coding sequence ATGTACAAGCTGCCGCCCCTGATCGAGCTGCGTGCTTTCGAAGCTGCCGCCCGCCATCTGAGCTTCAAGAAGGCGGCGGCAGAACTCGGCGTCACGCCAACGGCGATCAGCCATCAGATCGGGTTGCTCGAGCAGTATTGTGGTCGCGCTCTGTTCCGCCGCAGACCACGGCCTCTCTCGTTGACCGATGCCGGAGCGCGGCTTTTCCCCGCCATTCGTGGCGGCCTTGAGGTGTTTGCCGCTGCCATTGCGGCCGTCAGGCACGAAGGCGACCAACAGCCTCTCCGGGTGACGACAACCAATGCTTTTGCCAGCCGCTGGCTCGTGCCCCGCCTGCCCCTGTGGCGGAAGCTGCATCCCGATGTGCCACTGGAAGTTATCGGCACTGACTCGGTGCTCGACTTGCAGGCCGGAGATGGCGATGTCGCCATTCGCTATGCGACTAGCCGGGCACGGCCGACAGACGGAATCGTCGATGATCTCTTCAGCGATACATTCTGGCCGGTTTGCAGTCCGCGTTTGCTTGCAACGGGGCGCCTGAAGAGACCAGTCGACCTCGCAAACCACGTTCTGATTCACTCCTATTGGTCGCCGGCCGATCGTGAGCCGCCGACATGGCAGAGATGGCTCGCCGCGGCTCAGCGCAGGTGGCGCGAGGTGCCCCAGTTCAAGGACATGCAGCACCTGAGTTTCCGGGAGGAACTGCACGCCATCGAGGCGGTGATCGCCGGGCAAGGAGTCGGGGTTTTCAGTGATGTGCTCGTGGCACACGACCTCGCAGCTGGTACGCTCGTGAAGGCGTTCAAGTTGAGCTTGCCTGGCTACGGCTTCCATGTGGTCAGTAAGCCAGGCCATCCGCGCGCGCGAACCATCCGGGCCTTCTCGGAATGGTTACGGTCAAGTCCTTGA
- a CDS encoding FAD-binding oxidoreductase — protein MSSIASVASAAADLNASFGGQLLKPGDEGYEEARKVHNGLVDKRPALIARCRSVSDVVDAVALATKLGLEVAVRGGGHNVAGRATIDGGIMIDLSPMKGIRVDPVGKTAWAQGGVIWGELNRETQLHGLAVTGGVISTTGIAGLTLGGGLGWLMGKYGLALDNLRAVELVTADGKVLRVSKQEEPDLFWAVRGGGGNFGIATSLEYDLHTVGPIITGGPIIHPIERSRDVLEFFRASTRSLADEHMLFASLTHAPDGSGTEVAVLVTSHCGPVAEAERAMRPLKQFGAPILDAVGPMPYCELNRMLDANYPKGAFNYWKSNFLRELSDGAIATMIECFARCPTPMGQLLLEHIHGAAARIDAGDTAFPHRQEGYNFLILAQWTQASDTSRCISWARETHERMRPFFASGRYVNYLDDDETGDPVAAAYGPNYRRLQRIKAKYDPTNFFRMNQNIRPLA, from the coding sequence ATGTCGTCCATCGCATCTGTCGCCAGCGCTGCCGCCGATCTCAACGCCTCGTTCGGAGGACAACTCCTCAAGCCGGGGGACGAGGGCTACGAGGAGGCGCGAAAGGTCCACAACGGGCTGGTCGACAAACGGCCGGCATTGATTGCCAGGTGCCGCAGTGTGTCCGATGTCGTGGATGCCGTGGCTCTTGCGACCAAGCTCGGCCTCGAGGTCGCGGTTCGCGGCGGCGGCCATAATGTGGCAGGTCGTGCGACCATCGACGGCGGTATCATGATCGACCTCTCGCCCATGAAGGGCATCCGGGTCGACCCTGTCGGCAAGACGGCGTGGGCGCAGGGCGGGGTCATCTGGGGCGAGCTTAATCGCGAAACACAACTTCACGGTCTTGCGGTCACCGGCGGCGTGATCTCGACCACCGGGATCGCCGGGCTGACGCTCGGCGGAGGACTGGGCTGGCTGATGGGCAAGTACGGCCTAGCACTGGACAATTTGCGGGCCGTCGAACTCGTTACCGCCGACGGCAAGGTTTTGCGGGTCAGCAAGCAAGAGGAGCCCGATCTGTTCTGGGCCGTCCGCGGTGGCGGCGGAAACTTCGGGATCGCCACCAGTCTCGAATATGATCTTCATACGGTCGGGCCGATCATAACCGGCGGACCGATCATCCACCCCATCGAGCGCTCCCGCGACGTGCTCGAATTCTTCCGGGCCAGCACGCGATCGCTCGCGGACGAGCACATGTTGTTCGCATCCCTGACCCATGCGCCCGATGGGTCCGGCACGGAGGTCGCGGTCCTGGTCACCAGCCACTGCGGTCCGGTGGCGGAGGCCGAACGAGCGATGCGGCCGCTGAAACAGTTCGGGGCTCCGATCCTGGATGCAGTCGGGCCGATGCCCTATTGCGAGCTCAACCGCATGCTCGACGCCAACTATCCGAAAGGCGCTTTCAACTATTGGAAATCGAACTTCCTGAGGGAGCTGAGTGATGGTGCGATTGCGACCATGATCGAATGTTTCGCGCGCTGTCCGACTCCCATGGGGCAGCTGCTTCTTGAGCACATCCACGGTGCGGCGGCCCGTATCGATGCCGGGGACACGGCATTTCCGCATCGGCAGGAGGGCTACAATTTCTTGATCCTCGCGCAGTGGACGCAGGCTAGCGATACGAGCCGCTGCATCTCCTGGGCGCGCGAAACCCATGAGAGGATGCGGCCCTTCTTTGCCTCCGGCCGCTATGTCAATTATCTCGATGATGACGAGACAGGCGATCCCGTCGCTGCTGCCTATGGACCGAACTACCGGCGCCTGCAGCGGATCAAGGCGAAATACGACCCGACGAACTTCTTCCGCATGAACCAGAACATCCGGCCGCTCGCCTGA
- a CDS encoding GNAT family N-acetyltransferase: MDDLARADEIVVASINELTERRGFGKMASSRPQNFQAFSLTDDPEGLWVADDDGELVGFAWSWVCGELWFLAQLFVTPDRQSDGIGNQLISKMFAHAEKRGASVKALITFTFNNVSQGLYIRHGLFPRSPIYMVSVPRDRLASRLAEPRLRLESLTAKTAGLDELAPIDVGALGVSREKHHRYLLGDSQTSGFTIHAGSECVGYVYISDGHIGPLAVRRPDLMGSALAAALSFAAQSDVPTISAFVPGASEPALKAATDHGMRLTFPMLLMSNRQFGDWGSYLPRNPGFM, translated from the coding sequence ATGGACGACTTGGCGAGAGCCGACGAGATCGTGGTCGCCAGCATCAACGAACTCACTGAGAGGCGGGGCTTTGGAAAAATGGCATCCTCCCGCCCGCAGAATTTTCAGGCCTTCTCGCTCACGGACGATCCCGAAGGTCTATGGGTCGCCGATGACGACGGAGAACTCGTCGGCTTCGCGTGGAGTTGGGTTTGTGGCGAGCTTTGGTTTCTGGCGCAGCTGTTCGTGACCCCGGATCGCCAGAGCGACGGCATTGGCAATCAACTCATCAGCAAGATGTTTGCTCACGCAGAGAAGCGCGGAGCATCCGTCAAAGCGCTGATCACCTTCACGTTCAACAACGTGTCTCAAGGCCTCTACATCCGCCACGGGCTATTCCCGCGCTCTCCGATCTACATGGTCAGCGTGCCTCGTGACCGGCTGGCGTCGCGGTTGGCCGAGCCGCGGCTTCGTCTTGAATCTCTCACGGCCAAGACGGCCGGGTTGGATGAGCTGGCGCCCATTGATGTCGGTGCACTCGGTGTTTCCAGGGAGAAGCATCATCGGTATCTCCTGGGCGACAGCCAGACGAGCGGGTTCACCATCCACGCCGGCAGCGAGTGCGTCGGGTATGTCTATATTTCGGATGGACACATTGGCCCGCTTGCAGTCCGCCGGCCAGATCTCATGGGCTCGGCGCTTGCTGCTGCGTTGTCGTTCGCGGCGCAGAGCGATGTTCCGACCATTTCGGCCTTCGTGCCGGGCGCGAGCGAGCCAGCGCTCAAGGCGGCGACCGACCACGGGATGCGCCTGACGTTCCCGATGCTGCTGATGTCGAACCGGCAGTTCGGAGATTGGGGCAGCTACCTCCCGCGCAATCCGGGTTTCATGTAG
- a CDS encoding PLP-dependent aminotransferase family protein produces MTKSLRLELDRSAKTPLAEQIHRGIRAAIESGVLAPGARLPSWQDLAAQLGVARGTVRSAYEKLSSAQLIVAARATGTHVVDRPSFPVRRDKAPAPGSFMEMYQELTAGPAIFQMGVPAQETLPAMLLARMRAQAVRVEVSAPAIYRDPRGELELRREIAAYLALARGIECAPSQIIITSGFSGGLGLALRVLGLEQKKVWVENPGFPFTRRGLELARLSIAPIPVDADGIDVDYALKHAPDAALVVVTPGQQAPLGFTLSLARRSRLLDWATQNKAWVIEDDYLSELQLKGRATPALASLDRAGRVIHIGSFSKTITPALRLGFVVAPAALASRFAETAACLAPAPGPAVQLATADFMRDGHYLRHLRRTKRVYAAQGDALLKYLRPRTANVAIAGLAAVLRLPKGAADLAIAREAAPLGLAPTPLSLWYASRASARPGLLLGVATSPLKRIEASCDRLLQIIDRIT; encoded by the coding sequence ATGACCAAATCGCTGCGGCTGGAGCTCGATCGATCCGCGAAGACGCCACTGGCGGAGCAGATCCACAGGGGGATCAGAGCTGCCATCGAGAGCGGTGTGCTCGCCCCGGGCGCTCGCCTGCCCTCATGGCAGGATTTGGCGGCCCAGCTCGGCGTCGCGCGCGGCACCGTGCGTTCGGCGTATGAAAAGCTCTCATCCGCCCAACTGATCGTTGCAGCCCGCGCTACAGGCACGCATGTCGTGGACCGGCCGTCCTTCCCCGTTCGGCGGGACAAAGCCCCCGCCCCCGGCTCATTCATGGAGATGTACCAGGAACTCACCGCAGGGCCGGCGATCTTCCAGATGGGCGTGCCTGCGCAGGAGACCCTTCCTGCCATGCTGCTGGCGAGGATGCGCGCGCAGGCGGTTCGCGTTGAGGTGAGCGCGCCGGCGATTTACCGTGACCCGCGCGGCGAGTTGGAGTTGCGGCGCGAGATCGCGGCCTACCTTGCGCTGGCGCGCGGGATCGAATGCGCGCCGTCCCAGATCATCATCACCAGCGGCTTTAGCGGCGGGCTTGGTCTGGCGCTCCGTGTCCTTGGTCTCGAGCAGAAGAAAGTCTGGGTGGAGAATCCCGGCTTTCCCTTTACGCGGCGCGGCCTCGAGCTTGCGAGATTGTCGATCGCGCCGATCCCGGTTGACGCTGACGGCATCGATGTCGATTACGCCCTGAAACATGCGCCTGATGCGGCACTGGTTGTGGTGACACCAGGGCAGCAGGCGCCGCTCGGATTCACGCTGTCGCTGGCAAGACGCTCACGCCTGCTCGACTGGGCGACCCAAAACAAGGCGTGGGTGATCGAAGACGATTATCTGAGCGAGCTTCAGCTCAAGGGCCGGGCCACGCCGGCGCTCGCCTCCCTCGATCGCGCCGGCCGCGTCATTCACATCGGCTCCTTCAGCAAGACCATAACCCCTGCCTTGCGGCTCGGCTTTGTGGTTGCACCGGCCGCACTGGCGTCGCGGTTTGCCGAAACTGCGGCGTGCCTCGCGCCGGCGCCCGGGCCAGCGGTGCAGCTCGCGACCGCCGATTTCATGCGCGACGGCCATTATCTCCGGCATCTTCGGCGAACGAAGCGGGTCTATGCAGCGCAAGGCGATGCATTGCTGAAATACCTTCGCCCGCGCACTGCAAATGTTGCGATTGCCGGATTGGCGGCTGTCCTGCGGTTGCCGAAGGGAGCAGCCGATCTTGCCATCGCCAGGGAAGCAGCACCGCTTGGACTGGCGCCCACGCCGCTATCGCTCTGGTATGCGTCGAGGGCTTCGGCCCGCCCGGGACTGTTGCTGGGCGTCGCGACGTCTCCGCTAAAGAGGATCGAGGCGTCCTGTGATCGGCTGCTTCAGATCATCGACCGTATTACGTGA
- a CDS encoding carboxymuconolactone decarboxylase family protein gives MSERLNYNHIAPAGAKALGGVYGYVMQSGLPATLVTLVYLRVSQINNCAYCLDMHTRDLLKSGVKIEKLALLQAWTEAGNLFDERERAALAWAETVTRVAETNVPDEAYQAARKVFSERELVDLTIAISLMNAYNRMSISFRKTPQAALENAA, from the coding sequence ATGAGTGAACGTCTCAACTACAACCACATCGCGCCGGCAGGCGCGAAGGCACTGGGCGGCGTCTACGGCTACGTCATGCAGAGCGGACTGCCTGCGACACTAGTCACCCTCGTCTATCTCCGCGTTTCGCAGATCAACAACTGCGCCTATTGCTTGGACATGCACACCCGCGACCTGCTCAAGAGCGGCGTGAAGATCGAAAAGCTCGCGTTGCTGCAGGCATGGACCGAGGCCGGGAATCTCTTCGACGAACGCGAGCGCGCGGCCCTCGCCTGGGCCGAGACGGTGACCCGCGTCGCCGAGACCAACGTTCCGGATGAAGCCTATCAAGCCGCCCGCAAGGTCTTCAGCGAGCGCGAGCTGGTCGATCTCACGATCGCGATCAGCCTGATGAATGCGTACAATCGCATGTCGATCAGCTTCCGAAAGACGCCACAGGCTGCGCTCGAGAATGCAGCCTGA
- a CDS encoding HD domain-containing protein — translation MTSVISGVKIPDSQLAREATELVRSYEDEMLFNHSVRVYVFGAIKGLRQKLKFDSELLYVAALFHDLGLVDHYHTETKRFEVDGADAARDFLQARGIAERQADLVWEAIALHTTPGIPQYMRPEIALTNAGVLVDVVGVGYDDYTPEQRDQVITAFPRGDFKNEFLKVQTCSALKKPQTTFGTVNFDYIEDYDPSFRKPNACTRIRNTPWQS, via the coding sequence ATGACGAGCGTGATCTCCGGCGTCAAAATTCCCGACAGCCAACTGGCGCGCGAAGCCACCGAGCTGGTGCGCAGTTACGAAGACGAGATGTTGTTCAACCATTCGGTTCGCGTCTATGTGTTCGGCGCGATCAAAGGGCTGCGTCAGAAGCTGAAGTTCGATTCCGAGCTGCTCTATGTCGCAGCGCTGTTTCACGACCTCGGCCTCGTCGATCACTACCACACCGAGACCAAGCGATTTGAGGTCGACGGCGCAGACGCCGCGCGCGACTTTCTGCAGGCGCGCGGCATTGCCGAGCGGCAGGCCGATCTGGTGTGGGAAGCGATCGCGCTGCACACCACCCCCGGCATTCCGCAATATATGAGGCCGGAGATCGCTCTCACCAACGCAGGCGTTCTGGTGGACGTCGTCGGCGTTGGATATGACGACTACACACCGGAGCAGCGCGACCAGGTGATCACTGCGTTTCCGCGTGGTGACTTCAAGAACGAGTTCCTGAAGGTGCAGACCTGCTCAGCCCTGAAGAAGCCGCAGACGACCTTCGGGACGGTCAATTTCGACTACATCGAAGATTACGACCCCAGCTTCCGCAAGCCAAACGCGTGCACGCGCATCCGCAACACGCCCTGGCAAAGCTGA
- a CDS encoding DUF3551 domain-containing protein, producing the protein MRRAWPTLIAAGMLLASARAHAQTYDPRYPVCMQIYGPVGYFDCRYGSLEQCRYLAVGRSASCIVNPYFPSRTPTPPRRSSPAAAGVG; encoded by the coding sequence ATGCGCCGCGCGTGGCCTACGCTGATCGCAGCCGGCATGCTCCTTGCGAGCGCGCGTGCGCACGCGCAAACCTATGATCCGCGCTATCCAGTCTGCATGCAGATCTACGGTCCAGTCGGCTATTTCGACTGCCGCTATGGCTCGCTTGAGCAGTGCAGATATCTCGCCGTCGGGCGTTCGGCGAGCTGCATCGTGAACCCGTATTTCCCATCAAGGACACCGACGCCCCCTCGCCGATCGAGCCCTGCCGCCGCTGGCGTCGGATAA
- a CDS encoding DUF3551 domain-containing protein, translating into MRARVTLPIVATFSLALATFALALNASTPARAFGKNHPFCLTGDEWPGLSNCRFDSYAQCQASASGRALTCIANPFFAGQTDDPYAYQNRPRAQTPGYSSGYFLSR; encoded by the coding sequence ATGCGAGCCCGAGTTACTCTCCCCATTGTCGCCACATTTTCGCTCGCTCTCGCCACATTTGCACTCGCGCTCAACGCAAGCACGCCGGCGCGCGCCTTCGGCAAGAATCATCCATTCTGTCTCACCGGCGATGAATGGCCGGGGCTGAGCAATTGCAGGTTCGATAGCTACGCGCAGTGTCAGGCGAGCGCATCGGGTCGCGCGCTGACCTGCATCGCCAATCCGTTCTTCGCAGGCCAGACCGATGATCCCTACGCGTATCAAAATCGTCCGCGCGCGCAGACGCCAGGCTATTCATCAGGCTATTTCCTGTCGCGCTGA
- a CDS encoding outer membrane protein produces the protein MKKNLLLAAVSLIALSAAAPAVAADLAARPYTKAPPAAIAAVYDWSGFYIGINGGGGSARTTWDFVGVGREGSHDATGGTVGGQIGYRWQSGQFVFGVEGQGNWADFSGDNVSALFATRNRTKIDAFGLITGQVGYAWNNVLLYVKGGAAVVSDKYEISDLGGGLLASTSDTRWGGTVGAGLEYGFAPNWSVGVEYNHIFLADKDVTFAGFAGTERIRQDVDMGLVRLNYKFGGMPIARY, from the coding sequence ATGAAGAAGAATTTGTTGCTTGCCGCTGTCAGCCTGATCGCGCTCAGCGCGGCTGCGCCGGCGGTGGCTGCTGACCTCGCGGCGCGGCCCTACACCAAGGCTCCGCCGGCGGCGATCGCTGCGGTCTACGACTGGAGCGGCTTCTACATCGGCATCAACGGCGGCGGCGGTTCGGCTCGCACGACCTGGGATTTCGTTGGCGTCGGCCGCGAAGGTTCGCACGATGCGACCGGCGGCACGGTCGGTGGTCAGATCGGCTATCGCTGGCAGTCCGGCCAGTTCGTGTTCGGCGTGGAAGGCCAGGGCAACTGGGCCGACTTCTCCGGCGACAATGTCAGCGCGCTGTTCGCCACCCGCAACCGCACCAAGATCGATGCGTTCGGCCTGATCACGGGCCAGGTCGGTTATGCCTGGAATAACGTCCTGCTCTACGTCAAGGGCGGTGCGGCTGTGGTCAGCGACAAGTACGAGATCTCCGACCTCGGCGGCGGGCTGCTCGCGTCGACCAGCGACACCCGCTGGGGTGGTACTGTTGGTGCCGGCCTCGAGTACGGCTTCGCGCCGAACTGGTCGGTTGGCGTCGAGTACAACCACATCTTCCTGGCCGACAAGGACGTGACGTTCGCCGGCTTCGCTGGCACGGAGCGCATCCGTCAGGACGTCGACATGGGCCTCGTCCGCCTGAACTACAAGTTCGGCGGCATGCCTATCGCGCGCTACTGA